In the genome of Halapricum salinum, one region contains:
- a CDS encoding DUF58 domain-containing protein — translation MTDREGWPAVGNVEVRRLGRWDGVAGLALVGCAVGVFLRSPGIVLAAAVGLALAGYQRLATPPHPSVSIERGVDDRTVEPGDPVSVTLTAHNDGQQRLTDLRVVDGVPASAVVVDGAPACRTSLAPGDSTTQTYSVETDRGAAAFEPPLVATRDVGGVVERAERVAASGDAAVECAPAFEPVDHLPLRAQTALDAGRRTTDDSGSGVAFQVVRDHQPGDPRSRIAWRHWARSGELATVEFQPERAATVVLVVDTRPEAQVAPNPAEPTAIQRSVDAAARLFATLDAEGSRIGIATLDDERRWLSPGRGRSHRARAHDLLTDESLLSGSGDSFDPVDSAGWLVDLAPTRSQVIVLSPLVEDAIERFCVRLESLGVPVTVCSPDPTTTGSTGCRLARLERDRRLDRLREAGLAVVDWPRDQPLQRALQEGKR, via the coding sequence ATGACTGACCGCGAGGGATGGCCAGCTGTCGGAAACGTCGAGGTTCGGCGGCTCGGTCGCTGGGACGGCGTCGCCGGGCTGGCACTCGTCGGGTGTGCGGTCGGCGTCTTCTTGCGCTCGCCCGGGATCGTCCTCGCGGCGGCAGTCGGTCTCGCCCTGGCGGGCTACCAGCGACTCGCGACGCCACCACACCCGTCAGTATCGATCGAGCGCGGCGTGGACGACCGAACTGTCGAACCCGGCGATCCGGTTTCAGTCACGCTGACCGCCCACAACGATGGACAGCAGCGCCTCACCGATCTCCGGGTCGTCGACGGCGTCCCCGCGAGCGCGGTCGTCGTCGATGGAGCGCCAGCGTGTCGAACGTCGCTGGCCCCCGGCGACAGCACGACACAGACGTATTCGGTCGAAACCGACCGCGGTGCGGCCGCCTTCGAACCGCCGCTGGTAGCCACGCGAGACGTCGGTGGCGTCGTCGAGCGAGCCGAGCGCGTCGCGGCGAGCGGCGACGCAGCTGTCGAGTGCGCGCCGGCGTTCGAGCCGGTCGATCACCTCCCGTTGCGGGCACAGACCGCGCTCGATGCGGGGCGGCGGACGACCGACGACTCGGGATCGGGCGTGGCTTTCCAGGTCGTTCGCGACCACCAGCCGGGCGATCCCCGATCGCGGATCGCCTGGCGACACTGGGCTCGTTCGGGCGAGCTTGCGACCGTCGAGTTTCAGCCTGAACGCGCCGCGACGGTCGTGCTGGTCGTCGATACCCGCCCCGAAGCGCAGGTCGCGCCGAACCCAGCCGAGCCGACGGCGATCCAGCGCAGTGTCGACGCTGCCGCCCGCCTGTTCGCGACGCTGGACGCGGAGGGCTCTCGGATCGGGATCGCCACGCTGGACGACGAGCGGCGATGGCTCTCGCCCGGCCGCGGACGGTCACATCGCGCTCGCGCACACGACCTCCTGACCGACGAGTCGCTACTGTCGGGTAGCGGTGACTCGTTCGACCCCGTCGACAGCGCCGGCTGGCTGGTCGATCTCGCACCCACCCGGAGTCAGGTGATCGTCCTGTCGCCGCTGGTCGAGGACGCCATCGAGCGCTTCTGCGTTCGACTGGAGTCGCTCGGCGTGCCCGTGACAGTCTGCAGCCCCGATCCGACGACGACGGGATCGACTGGCTGCCGACTCGCCCGTCTCGAACGTGACCGGCGGCTGGATCGCCTCCGGGAGGCCGGTCTCGCGGTCGTCGACTGGCCGCGTGACCAGCCCTTGCAGCGGGCTCTGCAGGAGGGAAAGCGATGA
- a CDS encoding ammonium transporter: MIESIALQSVGELADGISNVWILTVSFLIFFMHAGFAMLEAGQVRAKNVANQLTKNLLTWSVGVVVFFLVGVGVSNAAAGAGFETPFMAEADAGTAEVYINWLYGAVFAMTAATIVSGAVAGRARLRAYVTYTIALAAVIYPVVIAMTWTPEIGLVQEITGTGFTDFAGGMIVHAMGGLAGLTAAWILGPRMGRYNDDGSANVIPGHSMTFAVLGTLMLAFGWYGFNVGTAGVFTSSGAFNGAVLGRVAVTTTLAMAMGAVGAGLVAWAKTGKVDTLYVANGLLAGLVGITAIPHIATWWGALAVGLLAGAQLPLVFSFVENTLKIDDVCAVFPVHGSAGILGALAAPFVHHNLQVGILDAFIAQVVGVSVIAAWTVTATAVVWYVLKMLGQARVTPEHEQEGLDLSEHGVDTYPEFGDEDGVVADGGFVTDGSTVRTDGSVATNDGDSK; the protein is encoded by the coding sequence ATGATCGAATCAATCGCACTACAGTCGGTGGGTGAATTGGCGGATGGAATAAGCAACGTCTGGATACTGACCGTATCCTTCCTGATCTTCTTCATGCACGCAGGCTTCGCGATGCTGGAGGCGGGTCAGGTACGTGCGAAGAACGTCGCCAACCAGTTGACGAAGAACCTCCTGACCTGGAGTGTTGGTGTCGTGGTGTTCTTCCTGGTCGGGGTCGGGGTATCCAACGCAGCAGCCGGCGCCGGTTTCGAGACGCCATTCATGGCCGAAGCCGACGCAGGCACTGCGGAGGTATACATCAACTGGCTGTACGGTGCAGTCTTCGCGATGACGGCGGCAACGATTGTCTCCGGGGCCGTCGCAGGGCGTGCGAGGCTCCGTGCCTACGTCACGTACACGATCGCGCTGGCCGCGGTGATCTACCCGGTCGTCATCGCGATGACCTGGACCCCGGAGATCGGGCTCGTCCAAGAAATCACCGGCACGGGATTCACTGACTTCGCCGGCGGGATGATCGTCCACGCGATGGGTGGTCTTGCCGGTCTCACTGCGGCGTGGATTCTCGGTCCGCGTATGGGCCGGTACAACGACGACGGTAGCGCGAACGTCATCCCCGGTCACTCGATGACCTTCGCCGTGCTCGGGACGCTCATGCTGGCCTTCGGCTGGTACGGCTTCAACGTCGGGACGGCAGGCGTCTTCACGTCCTCGGGCGCGTTCAACGGTGCCGTGCTGGGCCGCGTCGCGGTGACGACGACCCTGGCGATGGCGATGGGTGCAGTCGGCGCTGGCCTGGTTGCCTGGGCCAAGACCGGGAAAGTCGACACGCTGTACGTCGCGAACGGTCTGCTCGCTGGCCTCGTCGGCATCACGGCGATCCCGCACATCGCGACGTGGTGGGGTGCGCTGGCCGTCGGCCTCCTCGCCGGTGCGCAGCTCCCCCTCGTCTTCAGCTTCGTCGAAAACACTCTCAAAATCGACGACGTGTGTGCAGTCTTCCCTGTCCACGGTAGCGCAGGGATTCTCGGAGCGCTCGCGGCACCGTTCGTCCACCACAACCTCCAAGTCGGGATCCTCGATGCGTTCATCGCGCAGGTCGTCGGTGTCTCGGTCATCGCGGCCTGGACCGTGACGGCGACGGCAGTCGTCTGGTACGTCCTCAAGATGCTCGGCCAGGCACGCGTCACGCCCGAGCACGAGCAAGAGGGTCTGGACCTCTCCGAGCACGGCGTCGACACCTACCCTGAGTTCGGTGACGAGGACGGCGTCGTCGCCGACGGTGGGTTCGTGACTGACGGCAGTACCGTGCGAACGGACGGCAGCGTTGCGACCAACGACGGTGATTCCAAATGA
- a CDS encoding DUF7519 family protein: MNPGRTSAALALLAAVASLMATGVTTFATVAGLLGVASIAAAVVFDRPLGVLCGALALAAAIPLASLGGASTPALVVAGVATALAYDLADAAIESRRSFDPPARTGRAELAHALGVTVLLGLVGGSVYLVYAATAGSGSPLAVALLLLGAVSLTAATRV; encoded by the coding sequence ATGAACCCGGGCCGTACGAGTGCGGCCCTGGCGCTGCTGGCGGCGGTCGCGTCGCTGATGGCGACCGGCGTGACGACGTTCGCGACTGTCGCCGGTCTGCTCGGAGTGGCGAGTATAGCCGCCGCAGTCGTGTTCGATCGACCACTCGGCGTCCTCTGCGGGGCGCTCGCGCTCGCGGCTGCGATTCCGCTGGCGAGTCTCGGTGGTGCGAGCACGCCAGCGCTCGTCGTGGCAGGGGTGGCGACCGCGCTGGCGTACGATCTGGCCGACGCGGCGATCGAGTCGCGCCGGTCGTTCGATCCTCCCGCACGGACCGGCCGGGCCGAACTGGCTCACGCCCTCGGCGTCACTGTCCTGCTGGGACTGGTCGGCGGCTCGGTCTATCTGGTGTACGCGGCGACTGCCGGCTCGGGATCACCGCTCGCGGTGGCGCTGCTGTTGCTCGGGGCGGTCTCGCTGACAGCTGCGACCCGTGTTTAG
- a CDS encoding GNAT family N-acetyltransferase, producing MPGGAFLRGERVALRTIEEDDLEFVRDTLADPQVRRPLTMVQPKNAESWQEFFEERLSDEESVDLAVSIDGEIRGLIWLFDLDQQAGHAEIGYWLAPDVHGQGIMTEAARLVVAYAFEELRLHRVRGRALASNEASLGVLRNCGMTEEAVAREAATVDGEYVDMVHLGVLREEFEEAGA from the coding sequence ATGCCCGGCGGGGCCTTCCTGCGTGGCGAGCGAGTCGCGTTGCGGACTATCGAGGAGGACGACCTCGAGTTCGTTCGAGATACCCTCGCCGACCCGCAGGTCCGCCGACCGCTGACGATGGTCCAACCGAAGAACGCCGAGTCGTGGCAGGAGTTCTTCGAGGAGCGCCTCTCGGACGAGGAGTCCGTCGACCTCGCGGTCTCGATCGACGGTGAGATCCGTGGGCTGATCTGGTTGTTCGATCTCGACCAGCAGGCCGGTCACGCCGAGATCGGCTACTGGCTCGCGCCCGACGTACACGGGCAGGGGATCATGACCGAGGCGGCCCGACTCGTGGTCGCCTACGCCTTCGAGGAGTTGCGTCTGCACCGCGTCCGCGGACGAGCGCTCGCGAGCAACGAAGCCTCACTGGGCGTCCTCCGAAACTGCGGGATGACCGAGGAGGCCGTCGCTCGCGAGGCCGCGACCGTCGACGGCGAGTACGTCGACATGGTCCATCTCGGCGTGCTGCGCGAGGAGTTCGAAGAAGCGGGCGCGTGA
- a CDS encoding (Fe-S)-binding protein — translation MTLPLQSQEVTRPTFWQISDVGKAVFYYLAAVAILVLLFGIYERVRRYTRGSEDPFPRLDDLPGRVLSATRSIGSNRPLFDRDLVGGFMHAAVMWGFLTLLMATTILAIDMDGYQLIFGESFFVGDFYLSYSLVVDFMGLVFVVGLGIALWRRYARRMDRLHGKHTSLEDDLFLWTLFLLGVGGYLTEGVRILGQNFPDHESVSFAGWFVADSLAFAGMTPAMAKDFYPVTWWSHAILALVFVAAIPYAKPFHMLSSFANTVAHDEQAGTRLPRVPEDLEPDEIGATDLESFSWKQLLDQDACTKCGRCSSVCPAKASGRPLDPRDVILDLKSYREQVDAGGDTVEIVADGGTSVIDSSTMESCMACMACMDACPVDIEHLTHFTDMNRRLTETGQMDEHVQDAMMNVFQHGNTFGDPERKRPDWTDDLDFEVPDARDQSVEYLWYVGDYPSYDERNQNVAKALATLFERAGIDYGILYEAEQTDGNDVRRVGEEGLYEMLVEDNAAAIQDCEFEHIVTTDPHSYNTFKNEYPEFEACEWDESDVSHYTQVLADLVQRGALSPRGLDGTVTYHDPCHLGRYNGVFEPPRELVESTGVELVEMPRNRSDSFCCGGGGGGLWMDLEEESKPSEERLREALEDTPSETVDRFVVACPMCVTMYEDGRKTGGYEDELEIVDLTELLVEATE, via the coding sequence ATGACACTCCCGTTACAGTCCCAGGAGGTGACGCGGCCGACGTTCTGGCAGATCAGCGACGTCGGCAAGGCCGTCTTCTACTACCTGGCAGCCGTCGCGATCCTCGTCCTGCTGTTCGGAATCTACGAGCGCGTGCGCCGCTACACTCGCGGCAGCGAGGACCCCTTCCCCCGACTCGACGACCTGCCCGGACGCGTCCTCTCGGCCACTCGATCTATCGGGTCGAATCGGCCGCTGTTCGACCGCGACCTCGTCGGCGGCTTCATGCACGCCGCGGTCATGTGGGGCTTTCTGACGCTGCTGATGGCCACGACGATCCTCGCGATCGACATGGACGGCTACCAGCTCATCTTCGGTGAGTCCTTTTTCGTCGGTGATTTCTACCTCTCCTATTCGCTCGTCGTCGACTTCATGGGCCTCGTCTTCGTGGTGGGCCTCGGGATCGCGCTCTGGCGGCGTTACGCTCGGCGGATGGACCGACTGCACGGGAAACACACCTCCCTGGAAGACGACCTCTTTCTGTGGACGCTCTTTCTCCTGGGCGTCGGCGGGTATCTCACCGAGGGCGTCCGCATCCTGGGGCAGAACTTCCCCGATCACGAGAGCGTGAGTTTCGCCGGCTGGTTCGTCGCCGACTCGCTCGCGTTCGCAGGGATGACACCCGCGATGGCCAAAGACTTCTACCCCGTGACTTGGTGGAGTCACGCGATTCTCGCGCTCGTGTTCGTCGCGGCGATCCCCTACGCCAAGCCGTTCCACATGCTCTCGTCGTTCGCCAACACCGTCGCCCACGACGAGCAGGCGGGCACGCGCCTCCCGCGGGTTCCCGAGGACCTCGAACCCGACGAGATCGGCGCCACGGATCTGGAATCGTTCTCGTGGAAACAACTCCTGGATCAGGACGCCTGCACCAAGTGCGGCCGCTGTTCGTCGGTCTGTCCCGCCAAAGCCTCGGGCCGGCCGCTCGATCCCCGTGACGTGATCCTCGACCTGAAATCCTACCGCGAACAGGTTGACGCCGGTGGCGATACGGTCGAGATCGTCGCCGACGGCGGCACCTCGGTGATCGATTCCAGCACGATGGAATCGTGCATGGCCTGCATGGCCTGCATGGACGCCTGCCCGGTCGACATCGAGCACCTCACCCACTTCACGGACATGAACCGCCGCCTCACCGAGACGGGCCAGATGGACGAGCACGTCCAGGACGCCATGATGAACGTCTTCCAGCACGGGAACACCTTCGGCGACCCCGAGCGCAAGCGCCCCGACTGGACCGACGATCTCGACTTCGAGGTGCCCGACGCTCGCGACCAGTCAGTCGAGTACCTCTGGTACGTCGGCGACTACCCGAGTTACGACGAGCGCAACCAGAACGTCGCGAAAGCCCTGGCCACGCTCTTCGAGCGCGCGGGAATCGACTACGGCATCCTCTACGAGGCCGAGCAGACCGACGGCAACGACGTCCGCCGCGTCGGCGAGGAGGGCCTCTACGAGATGCTCGTCGAGGACAACGCCGCCGCCATTCAGGACTGTGAGTTCGAACACATCGTCACGACCGACCCCCACAGCTACAACACCTTCAAGAACGAGTATCCGGAGTTCGAGGCCTGTGAGTGGGACGAATCGGACGTCAGCCACTACACGCAGGTCCTCGCCGATCTCGTCCAGCGCGGTGCGCTCTCGCCCCGCGGTCTCGACGGCACCGTCACGTACCACGACCCCTGTCACCTCGGGCGGTACAACGGCGTCTTCGAGCCGCCCCGCGAACTGGTCGAGTCGACCGGGGTCGAACTGGTGGAGATGCCCCGGAACCGATCGGATAGTTTCTGCTGTGGTGGCGGCGGCGGCGGCCTCTGGATGGATCTGGAGGAGGAATCAAAGCCGAGCGAAGAGCGCCTCCGGGAGGCGCTGGAAGACACGCCGAGCGAGACCGTCGATCGGTTCGTCGTCGCCTGTCCGATGTGCGTGACGATGTACGAGGACGGCCGCAAGACCGGCGGCTACGAGGACGAACTCGAAATTGTGGATCTGACCGAGTTGCTGGTCGAGGCGACCGAGTAA
- a CDS encoding inorganic phosphate transporter, whose protein sequence is MVEVLLVVGLAVAVFVGFNIGGSSTGVAFGPAVGSKSISKIGAAALMTAFALLGGATVGTEVVETMGGEIVPTSEFTLAASVTVLFFVGAALLISNLFGVPASTSMTAVGAIAGLGVATGSIRWDVMGQIVSWWLVAPIIAFWVCAMIGRYLYPHLEARFTFESPGDERTTKELLGQVLVVVIGCYMAFSAGASNVANAVAPLVGAGAIGLYPGVVLAGGAIGLGAFTIARRTLDTVGTGLTDLPIMAALIVEVISATIISLLSWGGIPASLAVSATMCIVGLGWGRATRTTTISQAATAAVTGEATSRTDGSLSVDALADSEPGGEVPGIGEEDRAELTAGDLFDPAATGRVITLWVLTPTFSALASFLVFEFVPIV, encoded by the coding sequence ATGGTCGAGGTATTGCTCGTCGTCGGACTCGCCGTCGCGGTGTTCGTCGGGTTCAACATCGGTGGCTCCTCGACCGGCGTCGCGTTCGGGCCTGCCGTCGGAAGCAAATCGATCTCGAAGATCGGCGCGGCAGCGCTGATGACCGCATTCGCGCTGCTCGGCGGGGCGACCGTCGGAACGGAGGTCGTCGAGACGATGGGTGGTGAGATCGTTCCCACCAGCGAGTTCACCCTGGCTGCGAGCGTGACGGTGCTGTTTTTCGTCGGCGCAGCGCTGCTCATCTCGAATCTCTTCGGCGTCCCGGCGTCGACGTCGATGACCGCTGTCGGTGCCATCGCGGGCCTGGGCGTCGCGACCGGATCGATCAGGTGGGATGTGATGGGCCAGATCGTCTCCTGGTGGCTCGTCGCACCGATCATCGCCTTCTGGGTCTGTGCGATGATCGGCCGCTACCTCTATCCCCATCTCGAAGCCAGGTTCACCTTCGAGAGCCCGGGCGACGAACGGACGACCAAAGAACTCCTCGGACAGGTGCTCGTCGTCGTGATCGGCTGTTACATGGCCTTCTCTGCGGGCGCGTCCAACGTCGCCAACGCCGTCGCACCGCTGGTCGGTGCCGGGGCGATCGGGCTGTACCCCGGTGTCGTCCTCGCCGGCGGCGCGATCGGACTCGGCGCGTTCACGATCGCCAGACGGACCCTCGACACTGTCGGAACTGGCCTGACCGACCTGCCGATCATGGCCGCGCTGATCGTCGAGGTCATCAGCGCGACCATCATCTCGTTGCTCTCGTGGGGTGGGATTCCTGCGAGTCTCGCTGTCAGCGCGACCATGTGTATCGTCGGCCTCGGCTGGGGGCGTGCGACGCGGACGACCACCATCTCCCAGGCCGCGACCGCCGCCGTCACGGGCGAGGCGACGTCGAGGACCGACGGGTCACTCTCTGTCGACGCACTCGCCGACTCCGAACCGGGTGGCGAGGTCCCGGGAATCGGCGAGGAAGACCGGGCCGAACTGACGGCCGGTGATCTGTTCGACCCGGCCGCGACTGGCCGTGTCATCACACTCTGGGTGCTGACGCCGACGTTCTCGGCGCTCGCGTCGTTTCTCGTCTTCGAGTTCGTTCCGATCGTGTGA
- a CDS encoding DUF7269 family protein: MGATALGLLLLVAPSAGRLGPLALVGVLLCALAVGAYALTDRLSTSRERPTPSRSDGGVDARVPGTKFDRELAAIPGYSQRGADDRDAVRDRLRELAVAHLVRETGASTAAAHDRLDAGTWTDDPAAAALFTDADPPVRSQVRALLGGKSAFHRRVDRVVAVLVEEADATPGEVADD; encoded by the coding sequence GTGGGGGCGACTGCTCTCGGTCTCCTCTTGTTGGTCGCTCCATCGGCGGGTCGGCTCGGTCCGCTCGCGCTCGTCGGCGTTCTCCTGTGTGCGCTCGCCGTGGGCGCGTACGCGCTCACCGACCGGCTCTCGACGTCTCGCGAGCGACCGACGCCCTCGCGTTCCGACGGCGGTGTCGACGCTCGCGTCCCCGGCACGAAATTCGACCGCGAACTGGCGGCGATCCCCGGCTACAGCCAGCGCGGTGCCGACGATCGAGACGCCGTTCGTGACCGCCTCCGCGAACTCGCCGTCGCCCATCTCGTCCGGGAAACGGGCGCTTCGACCGCAGCGGCCCACGACCGTCTCGACGCGGGGACTTGGACCGACGACCCGGCCGCAGCCGCGCTGTTCACCGACGCCGACCCGCCCGTTCGCTCGCAAGTCCGGGCACTGCTCGGTGGCAAGTCGGCGTTTCACCGCCGCGTCGACCGCGTCGTCGCCGTGCTGGTAGAGGAAGCCGACGCGACTCCCGGGGAGGTTGCCGATGACTGA
- a CDS encoding Lrp/AsnC family transcriptional regulator yields MTPIDIEDEPPLELADADRAVLNARIRDARTSVRDIATETGIVANRVDDRLTRLENAGVIRGYTARVDYDALGYDVTAILRLSTTDDAVLDRLREDPQFIAVYAVTGRDDVVAVGKFHGTDQLNSAATELLTADDVQTVDASVALDVVREFEPFELDAE; encoded by the coding sequence ATGACACCTATCGATATCGAAGACGAACCGCCACTGGAACTGGCCGACGCCGACCGCGCAGTGTTGAACGCCCGGATCCGCGACGCTCGGACGAGCGTTCGGGACATCGCGACCGAGACTGGGATCGTCGCCAATCGCGTCGACGACCGACTCACACGACTCGAGAACGCAGGCGTCATCCGCGGGTACACCGCTCGCGTCGACTACGACGCGCTGGGCTACGACGTGACGGCCATCCTCCGCCTGTCGACGACCGACGACGCCGTCCTCGATCGTCTCCGCGAGGACCCCCAGTTCATCGCCGTCTACGCCGTGACCGGTCGTGACGACGTCGTCGCCGTCGGGAAGTTTCACGGTACAGATCAGCTGAACAGTGCCGCCACGGAACTGCTGACCGCCGACGACGTGCAGACTGTCGACGCCAGCGTCGCGCTCGACGTCGTCCGCGAGTTCGAGCCGTTCGAACTCGACGCCGAGTAA
- a CDS encoding DUF4129 domain-containing protein, with protein sequence MRSPPPAALAAVLAVVAVAAVAGALSGADLGAGPSLGGDTPHGTPGSGSSSGSAGASGDGAPSLPAVEFTARSLFGALSAPLSPPTIALGVVVIGAIAVVALRGDGDPDGSSTPTSETSQPSDSAAEGRDTTSASTYAGPDDSVAVRAFERLAATVDPSDRETCTPRELQREALDRGFDPAAVGTIITAFERARYGCHPVDADVEAALSTLGLDGGEPR encoded by the coding sequence ATGCGTTCCCCGCCGCCCGCCGCCCTCGCAGCCGTACTTGCCGTCGTCGCCGTCGCGGCCGTTGCCGGCGCTCTCTCCGGTGCTGATCTCGGGGCTGGGCCGAGCCTCGGCGGCGACACACCACATGGAACACCGGGCAGCGGCAGCAGCAGTGGCTCAGCCGGTGCCAGTGGCGATGGCGCGCCCTCACTTCCTGCCGTCGAGTTCACTGCCCGGTCCCTGTTCGGAGCCCTGTCTGCGCCGCTCTCGCCGCCCACGATCGCACTGGGTGTCGTCGTCATCGGCGCGATTGCCGTCGTCGCTCTCCGCGGTGACGGCGATCCTGACGGTAGTTCGACTCCCACGTCGGAGACGTCGCAGCCGTCCGATTCCGCTGCGGAGGGCCGCGATACGACCTCTGCCTCGACCTACGCCGGTCCGGACGACAGCGTCGCAGTCCGTGCCTTCGAGCGGCTCGCCGCTACCGTCGACCCATCGGACCGGGAGACGTGTACTCCTCGCGAACTCCAGCGTGAAGCCCTCGACCGCGGGTTCGATCCCGCGGCCGTGGGAACGATCATCACGGCGTTCGAACGCGCTCGCTACGGCTGCCACCCGGTGGACGCCGACGTCGAGGCGGCGCTGTCGACGCTCGGACTCGACGGGGGTGAACCACGCTGA
- a CDS encoding P-II family nitrogen regulator — MSNSGIKMIVAVIRPDKLGDVKQSLAEAGAPSLTVTNVSGRGSQPAKKGQWRGEEYVVDLHQKVKIECVVADIPSEDVVEAIKEGAHTGEKGDGKIFVLPVESATQIRTGKEGAEAV, encoded by the coding sequence ATGAGTAACTCAGGTATCAAGATGATCGTCGCAGTGATCCGCCCCGACAAGCTCGGGGACGTGAAACAGTCGCTGGCCGAAGCCGGCGCCCCCTCGCTGACAGTGACGAACGTCTCCGGGCGTGGCAGCCAGCCCGCCAAGAAAGGGCAATGGCGCGGCGAGGAATACGTCGTCGACCTCCATCAGAAAGTCAAGATCGAGTGCGTCGTCGCGGACATTCCCAGTGAGGACGTCGTCGAAGCGATCAAAGAGGGCGCACACACAGGCGAGAAGGGCGACGGCAAGATCTTCGTCCTCCCTGTCGAGAGCGCGACGCAGATCCGCACCGGCAAGGAAGGCGCAGAGGCCGTCTGA
- the hemB gene encoding porphobilinogen synthase, whose product MNLTDRPRRLRRDGVRELVSETDVSASDLIAPVFVDATTDERVPIETMPGHERVPIEQAVDRVGEIRETGVEAVIVFGVPESKDSEGSRAWAAEGVVQEAVRRISAETDAYVITDVCLCEYTEHGHCGPLEPDAREEPTLTVDNDRTLDLLGEIAVSHADAGADMVAPSGMMDGMVGAIRESLDEVGHTEVPIMSYAAKYESAFYGPFRDAADGAPAFGDRRHYQMDPANSREAMREVALDVRQGADVLMVKPALPYLDIVRDLRENFDHPVAAYNVSGEYAMLHAAAEKGWLDLDAVAYESLLSIKRAGADLILTYFAEDIADRL is encoded by the coding sequence ATGAACCTCACCGATCGCCCGCGACGACTCCGGCGAGACGGCGTCCGAGAGCTGGTCAGCGAGACCGACGTCTCAGCCAGCGATCTGATCGCACCCGTCTTCGTCGACGCGACGACCGACGAGCGCGTGCCTATCGAGACGATGCCCGGCCACGAGCGCGTGCCCATCGAGCAGGCTGTGGATCGGGTCGGGGAGATCCGCGAGACCGGCGTCGAGGCCGTCATCGTCTTCGGCGTCCCCGAGTCGAAGGATTCGGAGGGCTCCCGGGCCTGGGCCGCCGAGGGCGTCGTTCAGGAGGCCGTCCGCCGGATCTCGGCGGAGACCGACGCCTACGTCATCACCGACGTCTGTCTGTGTGAGTACACCGAGCACGGCCACTGTGGCCCGCTCGAACCCGACGCCCGCGAGGAACCCACCCTGACGGTGGACAACGACCGCACGCTCGACCTGCTCGGGGAGATCGCCGTCTCCCACGCCGACGCCGGCGCGGACATGGTCGCGCCCTCGGGGATGATGGACGGGATGGTCGGCGCGATCCGGGAGAGCCTGGACGAGGTGGGCCACACCGAAGTGCCGATCATGAGCTACGCCGCGAAATACGAGTCGGCGTTCTACGGTCCGTTCCGGGACGCTGCGGATGGCGCGCCCGCGTTCGGCGATCGGCGGCACTACCAGATGGACCCCGCCAACAGCCGCGAGGCCATGCGCGAGGTCGCGCTGGACGTCCGGCAGGGCGCGGACGTGCTGATGGTCAAGCCCGCGCTCCCGTACCTCGATATCGTGCGCGACCTCCGGGAGAACTTCGACCATCCCGTGGCTGCGTACAACGTCTCCGGGGAGTACGCGATGCTCCACGCCGCCGCAGAGAAGGGGTGGCTCGACCTCGACGCCGTGGCCTACGAGTCGCTGCTGTCGATCAAACGTGCCGGTGCGGACCTCATCCTGACGTACTTCGCCGAAGATATTGCAGATCGGCTGTAA
- a CDS encoding GNAT family N-acetyltransferase, whose amino-acid sequence MPGGAFLVGDDVALRPVEEDDLEFLRDHSNDPAIRHPMTFDRPTNLEAQRERFEDMYDGDDVGLLACVDDEPIGYAMLFRVDESAGHAEIAYWLAPEAQGEGYGTEMAALLLDYAFDERRLHRIRARALDTNAASQRLLEKLGFTHEGVQRDEKYVRGEYVDTHFYGLLDEEWVGSEAF is encoded by the coding sequence ATGCCCGGTGGTGCGTTCCTCGTGGGCGACGACGTCGCCCTCCGACCCGTCGAAGAGGACGATCTCGAATTCCTCCGCGATCACAGCAACGACCCGGCGATCCGCCATCCGATGACGTTCGACCGGCCCACGAACCTGGAAGCCCAGCGCGAGCGCTTCGAGGACATGTACGACGGCGACGACGTCGGCCTCCTGGCCTGTGTCGACGACGAGCCGATCGGCTACGCCATGCTGTTCCGCGTCGACGAGTCTGCCGGCCACGCCGAAATCGCCTACTGGCTCGCCCCCGAGGCCCAGGGCGAGGGCTACGGGACGGAGATGGCCGCGCTGCTGCTCGACTACGCCTTCGACGAGCGGCGGCTCCACCGAATCCGTGCCCGCGCACTCGACACCAACGCCGCCTCTCAGCGCCTGCTGGAGAAACTGGGGTTCACCCACGAGGGCGTCCAGCGCGACGAGAAGTACGTCCGCGGCGAGTACGTCGACACCCACTTCTACGGCCTGCTGGACGAGGAGTGGGTCGGCTCGGAGGCGTTCTAA